Proteins found in one Nitratiruptor sp. SB155-2 genomic segment:
- the lpxD gene encoding UDP-3-O-(3-hydroxymyristoyl)glucosamine N-acyltransferase: MLLNAKIDLQSIADRFGFELVGENKTITRLQSLDKAREDELSFLENKKYIHELQKTKAGAIILKKEHLSYLPTGVSALLSDEPYLALAFVSRLFAKPPMQTSGKPPKIGENCQIAQNVSIGYDSVIGDNVTLMPGVVIGDNVTIGSNTILYPNVTVYRDCVIGNNCIIHAGTVIGSDGYGFAHTKEGKHVKIYQNGNVIIEDDVEIGANCTIDRAVFDSTVIKSGTKLDNLIQIAHNCEIGENVLMASQVGISGSSKLGRNVVMGGQSATAGHLEIGDFAVIAARGGVTKSIPGGQTYAGFPLMLHKEWLKLQALLARLVKKGKL; encoded by the coding sequence TTGCTATTGAACGCTAAAATTGATCTTCAATCCATAGCCGATCGATTCGGCTTTGAGTTGGTCGGAGAAAATAAAACGATAACGAGACTCCAATCTTTGGATAAAGCACGAGAGGATGAACTCTCTTTCTTGGAAAATAAAAAATATATTCATGAACTTCAAAAAACGAAAGCCGGAGCCATTATTCTAAAAAAAGAGCACCTCTCTTACCTGCCGACTGGCGTTAGTGCTCTTTTAAGTGATGAGCCCTACCTGGCTCTTGCTTTCGTTTCAAGACTTTTTGCCAAACCACCCATGCAAACAAGCGGTAAACCTCCAAAAATTGGGGAAAACTGTCAAATAGCCCAAAATGTGTCCATTGGATACGACAGTGTTATCGGTGACAATGTTACATTGATGCCGGGCGTTGTCATAGGTGATAACGTTACTATAGGTTCCAATACGATTTTATATCCAAATGTAACGGTGTATCGAGACTGTGTAATAGGAAACAACTGCATTATCCATGCAGGAACCGTCATAGGGAGTGACGGATACGGATTTGCCCATACAAAAGAGGGCAAACATGTAAAAATCTATCAAAATGGCAATGTCATCATCGAAGATGATGTGGAGATTGGCGCAAACTGTACGATTGATCGAGCCGTTTTTGATAGTACTGTTATCAAATCTGGAACGAAACTGGATAACCTTATCCAAATAGCCCACAATTGTGAAATCGGTGAAAACGTTCTCATGGCTTCGCAAGTTGGCATATCCGGCTCTTCCAAGCTTGGTAGAAACGTTGTGATGGGAGGTCAAAGTGCAACGGCCGGGCATCTCGAAATTGGTGATTTTGCAGTCATTGCCGCTCGTGGGGGAGTGACGAAATCCATACCGGGTGGACAGACCTACGCCGGATTTCCTTTGATGCTCCATAAAGAATGGCTCAAATTGCAAGCTCTTCTGGCCAGACTTGTCAAAAAAGGAAAACTTTAG
- a CDS encoding CoA-binding protein, with protein sequence MDCEFPSINSNTQEIKQIFEEVRTIAIVGLSPNPEKDSHKVAKYLQSVGYKIVPIYPKEETILGEKVYRSLQDVPFAIDMIDVFRKPAAVTPIVDAALQRGDVKVVWLQKGIVNNEAAQKAKEAGLKVVQNRCTMVDHRAIFG encoded by the coding sequence ATGGATTGTGAATTTCCTTCCATCAATTCCAATACTCAAGAGATAAAACAGATTTTTGAAGAGGTCCGAACTATAGCGATTGTCGGACTCTCACCAAATCCCGAAAAAGATAGTCACAAAGTGGCAAAATATCTTCAAAGTGTTGGATACAAAATCGTTCCTATCTATCCGAAAGAGGAGACGATTCTTGGAGAGAAGGTATATCGTTCTTTACAAGATGTTCCTTTTGCAATCGATATGATCGATGTTTTTAGAAAACCAGCCGCAGTTACTCCTATCGTCGATGCAGCACTTCAAAGAGGTGATGTGAAAGTGGTATGGCTGCAAAAGGGGATAGTGAACAATGAAGCAGCCCAGAAGGCGAAAGAGGCTGGGTTGAAAGTGGTACAAAACAGATGTACCATGGTCGATCATAGAGCAATTTTTGGATAA
- a CDS encoding phosphatidylserine decarboxylase: MKKRVVTNIVSRGFGKFASHKFHPVIQKYINRAYVRFLRLDMREFRSPESYESLNALFTRKLENKRSIQNGVISPTDSLITECGRLEKDKALQIKGMSYSVKELLQECDTTKILDGNYINLYLSPRDYHRYHMPYDLQIKRVVHIPGKLYPVNLRYLRKKIDLFIENERVVLECYTRSDIQIFIVLVGALNVGKMTLTFEKRVETNKPREIQIFEYEDLWLKKGELLGYFKMGSTVLLFFQKERSELLVQSGEYVRFGQQIAKLKEK; the protein is encoded by the coding sequence TTGAAAAAGAGGGTCGTTACGAACATTGTATCACGGGGTTTTGGTAAATTTGCCAGCCACAAATTCCACCCGGTCATCCAAAAATATATCAATCGTGCCTATGTGCGTTTTCTTCGCCTTGATATGAGGGAGTTCCGGTCTCCAGAGTCGTATGAAAGTCTCAATGCTCTATTTACGAGAAAACTTGAAAATAAAAGATCCATCCAAAATGGTGTTATCTCTCCTACGGATTCACTCATTACCGAATGTGGTAGGCTCGAAAAAGACAAAGCGTTACAAATAAAAGGTATGAGTTATAGTGTCAAAGAGCTTTTGCAGGAGTGCGATACCACAAAAATATTGGATGGCAACTATATCAATCTCTATCTTTCACCACGGGATTATCATAGATACCATATGCCTTATGATTTACAGATAAAAAGAGTTGTGCACATACCGGGGAAACTGTACCCTGTCAATCTTCGATATCTTCGAAAAAAAATCGATCTTTTTATTGAAAATGAGCGTGTTGTTTTGGAGTGCTATACAAGAAGCGATATACAAATCTTTATTGTTTTGGTGGGCGCTTTGAATGTTGGCAAGATGACTCTCACCTTTGAAAAAAGAGTCGAAACAAACAAACCAAGGGAGATACAGATATTTGAGTATGAAGACCTGTGGCTAAAAAAAGGGGAGCTGCTTGGCTATTTTAAAATGGGCTCAACCGTTTTGCTCTTTTTTCAAAAAGAAAGAAGTGAGCTTTTGGTACAATCGGGAGAGTATGTACGGTTTGGTCAACAAATAGCAAAATTAAAGGAAAAGTGA
- the ilvA gene encoding threonine ammonia-lyase, which yields MIELKKIEEARKRIEPVISRTPYAYAPILSKRSGKNVYLKKENLQVTGAFKLRGAFNKIASLENKEIGVVAASAGNHAQGVAFSANYFNIPATIVMPENTPLTKVNGVKAYGAQVILRGSNYDEAYLFAVEYAKQKEKIFVHPFADYEVMAGQGTIALEILEEAHKLDAIVVPIGGGGLIAGIASAVKQINPSIQIIGVTAAGAPAMRTSYQLGKPVDSTEVKTIADGIAVRDTSKMTLDIILETVDDVVEVDDEEIADAILLLLEKQKLLVEGAGAVGVAALLYDKVDLPEGANVAVLLSGGNIDVTMLNVIIEKGLIKSYRKMKLIVTLVDKPGSLMKLTELLAKANANIVQIGYDRTSAKLAFGDANVSIGLETKGKEHQEEIRSLLTEHGYRFYEER from the coding sequence ATGATTGAACTTAAAAAAATAGAAGAGGCAAGAAAACGGATAGAGCCTGTCATCAGCCGTACTCCGTATGCATACGCTCCGATACTGAGCAAGCGAAGTGGAAAAAATGTCTATCTGAAAAAAGAGAATCTACAGGTTACGGGAGCTTTCAAACTCAGAGGTGCATTCAATAAAATTGCCTCATTAGAGAATAAAGAGATAGGTGTAGTGGCGGCAAGTGCAGGCAACCATGCGCAAGGCGTTGCCTTTAGTGCGAACTACTTCAATATTCCAGCAACAATTGTTATGCCGGAAAACACTCCCCTAACAAAAGTGAATGGTGTCAAGGCCTATGGTGCCCAAGTTATTTTACGAGGTTCCAATTATGACGAGGCATATCTTTTTGCAGTAGAATATGCAAAACAAAAAGAAAAGATCTTTGTCCATCCATTTGCCGATTATGAAGTGATGGCCGGGCAGGGGACGATTGCATTGGAGATTTTAGAGGAGGCCCACAAGCTCGATGCTATTGTTGTGCCCATAGGCGGAGGTGGCTTGATTGCGGGTATTGCAAGTGCGGTTAAACAGATCAATCCTTCCATTCAGATTATCGGTGTCACAGCTGCTGGAGCTCCAGCAATGCGAACTTCCTACCAGCTTGGAAAGCCTGTCGATTCTACGGAGGTAAAAACGATAGCAGACGGCATTGCGGTCCGAGACACATCAAAAATGACCCTCGATATCATTTTGGAAACAGTCGACGATGTCGTCGAAGTAGACGATGAAGAGATAGCCGATGCTATTTTACTGCTCTTGGAAAAACAGAAACTTCTTGTCGAGGGTGCCGGAGCTGTGGGAGTGGCTGCACTGTTGTACGACAAGGTGGATTTACCGGAAGGTGCAAATGTTGCGGTGCTTTTGAGTGGAGGCAATATTGATGTAACGATGCTCAATGTCATTATAGAAAAAGGTTTGATCAAATCCTATAGAAAAATGAAGCTCATTGTTACGCTCGTTGATAAACCTGGATCTTTGATGAAGCTCACTGAATTACTGGCAAAAGCCAATGCAAATATTGTTCAGATCGGGTATGACAGGACCTCTGCAAAGCTCGCTTTTGGTGATGCGAATGTCTCCATAGGCTTGGAAACAAAAGGAAAAGAGCATCAAGAAGAGATTCGTTCACTACTTACTGAGCATGGATACCGTTTTTATGAGGAGCGATAA
- a CDS encoding Ppx/GppA family phosphatase: MAVGIDIGSNSLRMIQIDCATLRKIDSFERVVRTAEELESTGLISEAAQRRIIEALLEIKETIGNDSYKAVATAAFRKAKNAQEVCKKIFVQTGIEVEIIDASQESLYSVKGVEYGLQLRKIPSQKFLMVDIGGGSTEIILKNKRDLIFESFGIGILTTIQKYHTKEEILFGIKKKMQEVKLFLHDVFEHFGKPKIFVGTGGTPTTVAALKAGMNYETFDAEKISGSAIEIKDIEEAYKRLIKLPPKERAKLVGTGREDAIIAGLVILEEIMKQVGLRSMIVSDEGVREGVALWLCEMKR; this comes from the coding sequence ATGGCCGTTGGAATTGATATAGGCTCCAACTCTTTACGAATGATCCAGATAGATTGTGCTACATTAAGGAAAATAGATTCTTTTGAAAGGGTTGTTCGTACAGCGGAAGAGTTGGAATCAACAGGTCTTATCTCTGAAGCTGCACAGCGAAGAATCATAGAGGCTCTTCTAGAAATTAAAGAAACAATTGGAAATGATAGTTATAAAGCAGTGGCAACTGCAGCATTCCGAAAAGCGAAAAATGCACAAGAGGTTTGTAAAAAGATTTTTGTTCAAACAGGTATCGAGGTAGAAATTATCGATGCTTCCCAAGAATCGCTCTACAGTGTCAAAGGGGTAGAGTACGGGTTGCAGCTTCGAAAAATCCCTTCCCAGAAATTTTTAATGGTCGATATTGGAGGCGGTTCCACTGAAATCATTTTAAAAAACAAAAGGGATCTCATTTTTGAAAGCTTTGGTATAGGGATTTTGACTACAATACAAAAATATCACACCAAAGAGGAGATTCTTTTTGGTATCAAAAAAAAGATGCAAGAAGTCAAACTCTTTTTGCACGATGTATTCGAGCATTTTGGGAAGCCAAAGATCTTTGTAGGCACCGGCGGCACGCCAACGACTGTCGCAGCATTGAAAGCGGGAATGAATTACGAGACATTCGATGCCGAGAAGATAAGTGGAAGTGCCATAGAAATCAAAGATATCGAAGAGGCCTATAAGCGTTTGATCAAGCTCCCTCCAAAAGAGCGAGCAAAACTGGTTGGAACTGGGAGGGAAGATGCGATCATTGCAGGGCTTGTGATATTGGAAGAGATTATGAAACAAGTTGGATTGCGGTCTATGATCGTAAGTGACGAAGGGGTTCGCGAAGGCGTGGCCCTTTGGCTTTGTGAAATGAAACGATAA
- a CDS encoding acetolactate synthase large subunit, whose translation MAKMTGAQMVVEAMREEGVEVVFGYPGGAIMNVYDEIYKHRYFQHILTRHEQAAVHAADGYARATGKVGVAFVTSGPGFTNAVTGLATAYMDSIPMVVVSGQVPLSMIGTDAFQEIDAVGISRPCTKHNFLVKSAEELPEILAEAFYIARSGRPGPVHVDIPKDVTAQVAEFNYPKEVKLETYKPTIKGNARQIKKAVEAIANAKKPVFYLGGGIIHSNSAELVRDLVAATQIPAVETLMARGTLRYDDPMLLGMVGMHGTYAANMAMSEADLLIALGPRFDDRVTGKLSEFAKYAKIIHVDIDPSSIGKLVHVDYPIVGDLKAVLQELVPQAKEKVDPSRYEAWREILNRYNELHPLTYEDSDEVLKPEWVIQRVGEKLKGKARISTDVGQHQMWAAQYYPFTRPREFITSGGLGTMGFGFPAAMGVKRGVPDEISINISGDGSILMNIQELMTAVEYRLPVINIILNNNYLGMVRQWQTFFYDKRYAETDLSMQPDFVRLAESFGGVGYRVKTKEEFDKALDDAISKGVVALIDVVIDRYENVLPMVPAGGSLYNMLLEYKD comes from the coding sequence ATGGCGAAGATGACCGGCGCTCAGATGGTTGTAGAAGCAATGCGAGAAGAGGGAGTCGAAGTAGTTTTTGGCTACCCTGGCGGCGCCATAATGAATGTGTATGACGAAATTTACAAACACAGATATTTTCAACATATTCTTACAAGGCATGAACAGGCTGCAGTTCATGCGGCAGATGGGTACGCAAGAGCGACCGGGAAAGTCGGGGTTGCTTTTGTGACGAGTGGACCGGGATTTACCAATGCTGTAACGGGTTTGGCGACAGCTTATATGGACTCTATCCCAATGGTCGTGGTAAGTGGTCAGGTACCCCTTAGCATGATAGGAACGGATGCTTTTCAAGAAATTGATGCAGTAGGTATCAGCAGACCTTGTACGAAACATAACTTCCTTGTCAAAAGTGCCGAAGAGTTGCCAGAGATTTTAGCTGAGGCATTCTATATCGCCCGATCCGGTCGACCAGGGCCAGTACATGTGGATATACCAAAAGATGTGACTGCGCAGGTAGCGGAATTTAATTATCCAAAAGAGGTGAAATTAGAAACATACAAACCTACGATTAAGGGGAATGCTAGGCAGATAAAGAAAGCGGTCGAGGCGATAGCGAATGCCAAAAAGCCGGTCTTCTATCTTGGTGGAGGGATCATCCATTCAAATAGCGCTGAGCTTGTGCGAGATCTAGTAGCTGCCACTCAGATTCCAGCAGTTGAGACATTGATGGCACGAGGGACTCTTCGATATGATGACCCTATGCTTTTAGGGATGGTCGGCATGCATGGCACCTATGCAGCCAACATGGCGATGAGTGAGGCTGATCTGCTCATAGCTCTTGGACCGAGATTTGATGACAGGGTGACAGGAAAGCTTTCTGAATTTGCAAAATATGCGAAAATCATCCATGTCGATATCGATCCTAGCAGTATCGGAAAACTTGTGCATGTGGATTATCCTATCGTAGGGGATCTCAAAGCGGTTTTACAAGAGCTTGTGCCACAAGCGAAGGAGAAAGTGGATCCAAGCAGGTATGAGGCATGGCGAGAGATCCTAAACCGATATAACGAGCTCCATCCACTTACCTATGAAGATAGTGATGAAGTGTTGAAGCCAGAGTGGGTCATCCAAAGAGTTGGAGAGAAGCTCAAAGGCAAAGCGAGAATCTCCACTGATGTTGGTCAGCATCAGATGTGGGCTGCGCAGTACTATCCGTTTACAAGACCAAGAGAGTTTATTACAAGCGGGGGCCTTGGAACGATGGGGTTTGGATTTCCTGCGGCCATGGGAGTAAAACGGGGAGTGCCTGATGAGATCAGTATCAATATCAGTGGAGATGGATCGATTTTGATGAATATTCAAGAGCTCATGACTGCCGTAGAGTATCGACTTCCCGTCATCAATATCATTTTAAACAACAACTATCTTGGCATGGTGCGCCAATGGCAAACATTTTTTTACGATAAACGCTATGCCGAAACGGATCTGTCGATGCAGCCAGATTTCGTAAGACTTGCTGAGAGCTTTGGCGGTGTTGGATATCGAGTGAAGACGAAAGAGGAGTTTGATAAAGCTTTGGATGATGCGATCAGCAAAGGCGTCGTCGCTCTTATTGATGTTGTCATCGACCGATATGAAAACGTTCTTCCAATGGTTCCTGCTGGTGGAAGTCTTTACAATATGCTTTTGGAATATAAGGATTGA
- a CDS encoding FeoA family protein → MKLTDMKISQEGIIKKVTAQEPIRGRLFAMGITKGNRIKLLDHTLKKQTWEVEVEGTRVALRDEEAKAIEVENE, encoded by the coding sequence ATGAAATTGACTGATATGAAAATATCTCAAGAAGGCATTATCAAAAAAGTAACGGCACAGGAGCCTATACGAGGACGTCTCTTTGCCATGGGTATCACAAAGGGCAATCGTATAAAACTTCTTGACCATACACTGAAAAAACAGACATGGGAAGTAGAAGTTGAAGGTACAAGAGTAGCTTTGAGAGACGAAGAAGCAAAAGCTATAGAGGTGGAAAATGAATAA
- the ilvN gene encoding acetolactate synthase small subunit, producing the protein MIERRVISVIVLNEHGVLTRITGLFAARGYNIESLTVAPIPGSKYSRLTIVTSGSLRVIEQIIKQLHKLIPVYKVIEHSDLIEKEMVMAKIPLEERLADVEALCRAYNGNIVNIGQDSAIIMAADEPSRIANFVSALKRFNPKEIVRSGVVAIER; encoded by the coding sequence ATGATTGAAAGAAGAGTAATATCAGTTATCGTTTTGAACGAGCATGGCGTATTGACGAGAATAACCGGACTCTTTGCAGCCAGAGGGTACAATATCGAATCACTTACCGTTGCACCCATACCAGGGAGCAAATATTCTCGATTGACCATCGTAACCAGTGGGAGTCTGAGAGTAATCGAACAGATTATCAAACAGTTGCATAAATTGATTCCTGTATACAAAGTCATCGAACATAGCGATTTGATTGAAAAAGAGATGGTAATGGCAAAAATTCCACTCGAAGAGCGTCTTGCTGATGTGGAAGCTTTATGTAGAGCTTACAATGGAAACATCGTCAATATCGGTCAAGATAGTGCCATCATCATGGCTGCAGATGAGCCAAGCAGAATAGCAAATTTTGTATCGGCTTTGAAACGCTTTAATCCTAAAGAGATTGTACGAAGCGGGGTTGTTGCTATTGAACGCTAA
- the feoB gene encoding ferrous iron transport protein B, whose protein sequence is MNKIRAIMVGQPNVGKSSIINAISNARLHVGNFAGVTVEKKEVLIKKDDYEIDIVDLPGIYSLHAYTPEEHVTKKYLLNESYDVIVNVVDANVLQRNLVFTLQLLDMRKKTILVVNMIDEVEEKGGSIDADKLSKLLGIPVILTSAKQKRGVESISQKIIEVFESNRCDCKIYYNEKIEEEIEKLSKILLKSPHCQTPDLARFYTIRLLEKDEDIYKIIHDLPIFLELHEALGESMRRLEIEFDVDDVRDLFAQERNSLAKSIVMQVMQFPQKETLTDKIDKLLIHPVFGLPIFLFFMWALFQLTFEIGSIPIDYIDQTVTNFADWLKGILPPGDLNSVITDGVIPAVGAIIMFLPNILILFLGINLLEQTGYMSRAAFLLDGFLKKFGLQGKAFIPLVSGFGCSVPAYMAARTLKNPKDRLITMLIIGFMNCSARLPVYVLFIAAFFPTHSAGNVLFTIYILGAIFGLIVAKILRTLLFKGEPEPFVMEMPPYRFPSLKALAMELWIKTKLFVKKAGTFIAGTAMIIWFLSSYPVDQHLVQTYEQKIEQAQSEQEKATLQNELASKSLENSYLGQFGKAIEPIFAPLGFDWRLSVATISGLAAKEVVVSTLATLYAVGEADENNTTFIQKLRENIDFKAAVALIVIIMMYSPCVAAMSTFYAEVPQWAWRTFYTIYPNVLAWIMAFLTYNLLSFMGM, encoded by the coding sequence ATGAATAAAATACGCGCAATTATGGTTGGTCAACCTAACGTTGGTAAATCTTCTATAATCAATGCCATATCCAATGCCAGATTGCATGTAGGAAATTTTGCAGGCGTGACGGTGGAAAAGAAAGAGGTTTTGATCAAAAAAGATGATTACGAGATTGATATCGTCGATCTGCCGGGAATCTATTCATTGCATGCCTACACTCCAGAAGAGCATGTTACGAAAAAATATCTTTTAAACGAATCATATGATGTGATTGTCAATGTTGTCGATGCAAACGTGTTGCAAAGAAACCTTGTTTTTACGCTGCAGCTTCTGGATATGCGTAAAAAAACTATCCTTGTTGTCAATATGATCGATGAGGTTGAAGAGAAGGGTGGCTCTATCGATGCGGATAAACTTTCCAAACTTCTTGGCATACCAGTCATTCTGACCAGTGCCAAACAAAAAAGAGGTGTTGAATCTATTTCGCAAAAGATCATAGAAGTTTTTGAATCCAATCGATGCGATTGCAAGATCTATTACAATGAAAAAATTGAAGAAGAGATTGAAAAACTCTCTAAAATATTGCTCAAATCTCCTCATTGTCAAACCCCGGATTTAGCGAGATTTTATACGATCAGACTCTTGGAAAAAGATGAAGATATTTACAAGATCATTCATGATCTTCCTATTTTTTTAGAACTGCATGAAGCGCTTGGTGAGTCGATGAGGCGGTTGGAAATAGAGTTTGATGTAGATGATGTACGCGACCTTTTTGCTCAGGAAAGGAACTCTTTGGCAAAAAGTATTGTCATGCAGGTAATGCAGTTTCCGCAAAAAGAGACGCTTACAGATAAAATCGACAAACTCTTGATCCATCCCGTTTTTGGATTGCCAATATTTCTCTTTTTCATGTGGGCACTTTTTCAGCTCACCTTTGAGATCGGCTCCATACCGATCGACTACATTGATCAAACAGTGACCAATTTTGCAGACTGGCTCAAGGGAATTTTACCGCCGGGGGATCTCAATTCCGTTATTACCGACGGTGTTATTCCAGCAGTTGGTGCGATTATTATGTTTTTGCCAAATATCTTGATTCTGTTTTTAGGGATCAATCTGCTTGAACAGACAGGTTACATGTCAAGGGCTGCCTTTTTGCTTGATGGATTTTTGAAAAAGTTTGGATTGCAAGGGAAAGCTTTTATACCGCTAGTCAGTGGTTTTGGATGTAGTGTTCCAGCTTATATGGCAGCTAGGACATTAAAAAATCCAAAAGATAGACTCATAACGATGCTTATCATTGGATTTATGAATTGTAGTGCAAGATTGCCTGTTTATGTGCTTTTCATCGCTGCATTTTTCCCGACCCACAGTGCTGGAAATGTGCTTTTTACCATCTACATTTTAGGTGCAATTTTTGGTCTCATTGTTGCAAAGATTTTACGTACACTCCTGTTTAAAGGAGAGCCTGAACCTTTCGTTATGGAGATGCCTCCTTATAGATTCCCATCACTGAAAGCTTTGGCAATGGAGCTTTGGATCAAAACGAAACTTTTTGTGAAAAAAGCGGGAACTTTTATTGCCGGAACTGCAATGATCATCTGGTTTTTAAGCAGTTATCCAGTAGATCAGCATTTGGTACAGACCTATGAACAGAAGATCGAACAAGCACAAAGTGAACAAGAAAAGGCTACATTGCAGAACGAACTCGCTTCAAAGAGTTTGGAAAATAGCTATCTAGGACAGTTTGGCAAGGCGATTGAACCTATATTCGCACCACTTGGATTTGATTGGAGACTCAGTGTTGCGACAATTAGTGGTTTGGCAGCCAAAGAGGTTGTGGTTTCGACACTCGCGACACTCTATGCGGTAGGTGAAGCAGATGAAAACAATACGACCTTCATCCAAAAACTGAGAGAAAACATCGATTTCAAAGCCGCTGTCGCATTGATTGTAATTATTATGATGTACAGCCCTTGTGTAGCGGCCATGAGTACATTTTATGCTGAAGTGCCCCAATGGGCATGGAGAACGTTTTATACTATCTACCCAAATGTTTTGGCTTGGATAATGGCCTTTTTGACATACAATCTTTTATCCTTTATGGGCATGTAA
- a CDS encoding OprD family outer membrane porin gives MKKFFASILFIASLYADVSLREKLGEHSPFDHINGEVRAGYIDATGFDPTFAIGGHLHLDTKYYNGFRAGLAVYTLQDLGLNGNNPNSEFFGSSQKQFTFLSQAYINYRYRNFSLCYGRFSLDTPHMDSDDIRMVPNYFEGFKGEWKKDAFKIQAGYITKMAGWENGGKIENFEPLSQVIGLANDKDMAFIGFSLSTDTYYADIWTYHMQDIASIVYSEIGTEFAIDKIQYHLAIQWDRAWDSADALVGPIDSSTLGFLVDVGWKEWTLHGAYNKELGTTASMWSFGGGPFFTSMEFMTIDALTGAHPDSYMTGISYTTENVDIGIMHANFEDNIDDIEENDIYCIWQLPYEIECEAVAAFINDTDNNTIFRLRIRKGF, from the coding sequence ATGAAAAAGTTTTTTGCGTCTATCTTGTTTATCGCTTCTTTGTATGCAGATGTCTCACTGAGAGAGAAATTGGGTGAGCACTCTCCTTTTGATCATATCAATGGAGAGGTTCGTGCAGGCTATATAGACGCTACGGGATTTGATCCGACTTTTGCGATTGGCGGCCATCTTCACTTGGATACGAAATATTACAACGGATTTCGTGCGGGGTTGGCCGTTTATACATTGCAAGATTTGGGTTTGAACGGTAATAATCCAAATAGTGAATTTTTCGGCTCTTCACAAAAGCAGTTCACATTTCTCTCGCAAGCTTATATCAACTATAGATACCGAAACTTTTCTCTTTGTTATGGAAGATTTTCACTGGATACACCCCATATGGATAGTGATGACATACGCATGGTGCCAAACTATTTTGAAGGTTTCAAAGGAGAGTGGAAAAAGGATGCATTCAAAATTCAAGCTGGCTATATTACGAAAATGGCTGGTTGGGAAAATGGAGGAAAAATCGAAAATTTCGAGCCACTTTCTCAGGTTATAGGCCTTGCAAACGATAAAGATATGGCTTTTATTGGCTTTTCGCTATCAACTGATACATATTATGCGGATATATGGACATATCATATGCAAGATATAGCGTCTATCGTCTATAGTGAAATAGGAACGGAGTTTGCCATAGATAAAATACAATACCATCTTGCTATACAATGGGATAGAGCCTGGGATAGTGCAGATGCTTTGGTCGGTCCGATTGATTCTTCTACTCTTGGGTTCCTTGTTGATGTGGGTTGGAAGGAGTGGACTTTACATGGTGCCTATAATAAAGAGTTGGGAACAACTGCTTCAATGTGGAGTTTTGGAGGAGGGCCATTTTTTACGTCGATGGAATTTATGACGATCGATGCATTGACAGGGGCACATCCTGATAGTTATATGACAGGCATCTCTTATACAACGGAAAATGTAGATATAGGGATTATGCATGCAAATTTTGAAGACAATATTGATGATATTGAGGAAAACGACATATATTGTATCTGGCAGCTGCCTTATGAAATCGAGTGTGAAGCAGTGGCTGCTTTCATAAACGATACAGATAACAATACAATATTTCGATTACGCATACGGAAAGGTTTTTAA